A section of the Primulina eburnea isolate SZY01 chromosome 1, ASM2296580v1, whole genome shotgun sequence genome encodes:
- the LOC140842762 gene encoding ricin B-like lectin R40G3 isoform X2, with product MDFPHGRHHEPHHGRHRREEEQQDYPQPPLYGDEPPPPFYGLNEPPRYNQSSEVYHTSHVGPDSYRPPPPHASHDYDPPPYVPADNRHQHHPHMPHFPSSDHHQTPHHEGGGIAGKPSVKVYSKAETNFALTIYDGKVVLTPSDPSDPLQHWIKEEKYSTKVKDEEGFPSFALINKATGQAIKHAIGATHPVQLTPYNSDTVDESILWTESKDLGDGYRTIRMVNNIKLNVDAFNGDKNHGGVHDGTTIVLWEWKKGDNQRWKIVPH from the exons ATGGATTTCCCCCACGGACGCCACCACGAGCCGCACCACGGTCGGCACAGGAGGGAGGAAGAACAACAAGACTACCCGCAGCCTCCACTCTACGGGGACGAGCCACCTCCTCCCTTTTACGGTCTGAACGAGCCGCCGCGCTATAATCAGTCGTCCGAAGTCTATCACACCTCGCACGTTGGGCCGGATTCATATCGTCCTCCGCCTCCACACGCTTCCCATGATTACGATCCACCGCCATACGTGCCCGCGGATAATCGGCACCAACACCACCCTCATATGCCCCACTTCCCGTCTTCGGATCACCACCAAACCCCCCACCACGAGGGTGGCGGGATCGCTGGAAAACCCTCTGTTAAGGTTTATAGCAAGGCGGAGACTAACTTCGCGTTGACCATTTATGATGGAAAAGTTGTTCTTACTCCTTCCGATCCATCAGACCCTCTTCAG CACTGGATCAAAGAGGAGAAGTACAGCACTAAAGTGAAAGATGAAGAAGGATTCCCCAGCTTTGCTTTGATTAACAAAGCCACTGGACAGGCGATAAAGCACGCTATTGGTGCTACGCATCCG GTCCAGTTAACTCCTTACAATTCTGATACCGTTGATGAATCCATTTTGTGGACTGAAAGCAAAGACTTAGGGGATGGCTACCGAACAATAAGGATGGTTAACAACATTAAGCTCAATGTAGATGCCTTCAATGGCGATAAAAATCATGGTGGTGTCCATGATGGCACCACAATTGTTCTTTGGGAATGGAAAAAGGGTGACAATCAAAGGTGGAAGATCGTCCCCCACT GA
- the LOC140842762 gene encoding ricin B-like lectin R40G3 isoform X1 gives MDFPHGRHHEPHHGRHRREEEQQDYPQPPLYGDEPPPPFYGLNEPPRYNQSSEVYHTSHVGPDSYRPPPPHASHDYDPPPYVPADNRHQHHPHMPHFPSSDHHQTPHHEGGGIAGKPSVKVYSKAETNFALTIYDGKVVLTPSDPSDPLQHWIKEEKYSTKVKDEEGFPSFALINKATGQAIKHAIGATHPVQLTPYNSDTVDESILWTESKDLGDGYRTIRMVNNIKLNVDAFNGDKNHGGVHDGTTIVLWEWKKGDNQRWKIVPHCK, from the exons ATGGATTTCCCCCACGGACGCCACCACGAGCCGCACCACGGTCGGCACAGGAGGGAGGAAGAACAACAAGACTACCCGCAGCCTCCACTCTACGGGGACGAGCCACCTCCTCCCTTTTACGGTCTGAACGAGCCGCCGCGCTATAATCAGTCGTCCGAAGTCTATCACACCTCGCACGTTGGGCCGGATTCATATCGTCCTCCGCCTCCACACGCTTCCCATGATTACGATCCACCGCCATACGTGCCCGCGGATAATCGGCACCAACACCACCCTCATATGCCCCACTTCCCGTCTTCGGATCACCACCAAACCCCCCACCACGAGGGTGGCGGGATCGCTGGAAAACCCTCTGTTAAGGTTTATAGCAAGGCGGAGACTAACTTCGCGTTGACCATTTATGATGGAAAAGTTGTTCTTACTCCTTCCGATCCATCAGACCCTCTTCAG CACTGGATCAAAGAGGAGAAGTACAGCACTAAAGTGAAAGATGAAGAAGGATTCCCCAGCTTTGCTTTGATTAACAAAGCCACTGGACAGGCGATAAAGCACGCTATTGGTGCTACGCATCCG GTCCAGTTAACTCCTTACAATTCTGATACCGTTGATGAATCCATTTTGTGGACTGAAAGCAAAGACTTAGGGGATGGCTACCGAACAATAAGGATGGTTAACAACATTAAGCTCAATGTAGATGCCTTCAATGGCGATAAAAATCATGGTGGTGTCCATGATGGCACCACAATTGTTCTTTGGGAATGGAAAAAGGGTGACAATCAAAGGTGGAAGATCGTCCCCCACTGTAAGTGA
- the LOC140842779 gene encoding protein SICKLE — MEESEKRRERLKAMRMEAAIADISIDSESSGILSHSLSNPLIENEPAPSTAVQYSRPRFDYYTDPMSAFSADKRRNNFSHQVSQGYSSMPPNMTSSPQAPENLHSQTSSHGTPMGIAGPLGKPRGYTSNTWGGSYSSLNYNYPPNMRDVNLPNPSVGQGDTPHAVHGWGRGGRYSSSPRPQFLSHRDSPNMLDVNFPNSGAGWGDSPNAVHGWGRGVRYSNSPRPQLHSHHDSRRGTGHYSDWGRGRGVGPSARRGKDSKDPVSAELRPDLYYNKEMLEDPWKAMTPVIWKGPNSDGSWLPKSISVKKARPSPEASHKSVSQPSLAEYLATLNDTVNEPTHEEHEQSEVKES; from the exons ATGGAAGAATCAGAGAAAAGAAGGGAAAGACTGAAAGCTATGCGAATGGAAGCTGCTATAGCAGATATTAGTATTGACTCTGAGAGTTCTGGAATCCTATCTCATAGCCTATCCAACCCTCTGATTGAAAATGAACCTGCTCCTTCAACTGCGGTACAATATTCTCGTCCGAGATTTGATTATTATACAGACCCTATGTCAGCTTTTTCTGCAGATAAAAGGAGAAATAACTTCTCGCATCAGGTCTCGCAGGGATATTCCAGCATGCCTCCAA ATATGACTTCATCCCCCCAAGCACCCGAAAACCTTCACAGTCAGACTTCCTCTCACGGAACCCCAATGGGAATAGCAGGTCCTTTGGGCAAACCTCGAGGATATACTTCAAATACTTGGGGAGGATCATACAGCAGCTTAAACTACAACTATCCGCCAAATATGCGAGATGTTAACCTTCCAAATCCAAGCGTTGGCCAGGGAGATACTCCTCATGCTGTTCATGGTTGGGGCAGGGGTGGTAGATACAGCAGCAGTCCCCGCCCCCAATTTCTCTCCCACCGTGATTCACCAAATATGCTAGATGTTAACTTTCCAAATTCAGGTGCCGGCTGGGGAGATTCTCCTAATGCTGTTCATGGTTGGGGCAGGGGTGTTAGATACAGCAACAGCCCCCGCCCCCAACTCCACTCCCACCATGATTCACGACGTGGTACCGGCCATtattctgattgggggagaGGCAGGGGTGTGGGACCAAGTGCTAGGAGAGGAAAAGATTCTAAGGATCCTGTGTCAGCAGAGTTGCGTCCAGACTTGTATTACAATAAAGAAATGTTAGAAGATCCATGGAAAGCGATGACTCCTGTTATTTGGAAGGGCCCAAATTCAGATGGTTCCTGGCTTCCGAAATCTATTAGCGTGAAGAAAGCCAGACCTTCTCCTGAAGCTTCACACAAGTCAGTTTCTCAACCCAGCCTTGCCGAGTACCTTGCCACATTGAATGATACTGTTAACGAGCCAACACATGAAGAACATGAGCAATCAGAAGTAAAGGAGTCGTAA